In one window of Syngnathus typhle isolate RoL2023-S1 ecotype Sweden linkage group LG7, RoL_Styp_1.0, whole genome shotgun sequence DNA:
- the pamr1b gene encoding inactive serine protease PAMR1, whose product MLSAEPGPQLGQADGGSHAIPGTSAIISGRAGWFLLIYLLIFIFVPQGSAWPNNYRHLSDHCPGPEWNVMCRSCCEYDVIRCKCPLQGTSVGYAVPCCRNAINECDPCIFHPGCSIFENCKRCNNGTWGPKDDFFIRGQYCAECRPGWSGGDCMKCGGVIRKRQGHIVVESYPNNARCEWTIQVDQPFTIELRFMMLSLEVHQSCRYDFVEVRDGDSINSRVIGRFCGSNRPAPIRSSGNSLHIHFESDGFKNFDGFFATFQESSACSSSPCLHDGTCILDSSYTYHCVCLAGYTGKRCENVVGCRRPPVPTHGSTQGVFHHVGAQLTFHCDTGFELQGLRAAICLSDGTWSAPAPQCVPVERVCALPPKPTHGDHFLVFGPNDVLIALQYLCHHPYELSGVSQRTCLQNNTWSGTHPICTKVNNTLTEAEKDKETEKETIKGTEKDKEEIHSEEDILSKDKEKSQENTGMKKESDRWSTTEDKNTGTIPEKTGEEEKTNGREKTTSSGEDKVGSVGPDNGRDTDENKEPEIVKPGKKEVGNPPKSELDIIDGVARKDKGQDEKEKKEEQVNGKKDTGKVGPNDTKLRTVVSEEINTLEISKQEMAKNNTVTDDTNDLRKNNTIALPERKIIPSRVNITQHTLYRAGDEESEKLKESPKNKEDKVETIPTEKPKELDMHQKEKEKEKDINQSFNEWSCPPPPRLYHGYHVMMPGAKPETVEFFCNHSYALSGDALRRCQPDGTWSGKQPLCVRACRESKVSELVRQRILPPQTPFRKTPVHKLYSTAVGRQIQSDGPTKGPPVHSQLAPGFHHLYTHIEYDCVSPFYHHSGSPRRTCLKTGKWSGRHVSCSPVCGKHPTFDFERPGEAHWPWLVAIYRRSNSGLETKLTKAKSHSGSVKKDGSARASTHVRASDWQLVCSGALVNQRSVVVAAHCVTQLGKVYPLDAAKIKVVVGKHYRDDHKENKGLQHLRVATVVIHPNYDPHILDSDIAVIKLLDKAKIGEKVQPLCLSDIQGEDEMSGQGLVTGWSPLADSGLGADEKARVGLVHLADIVPCEQQYARNGVPVSVTDNMLCASQKPNYGPSNICPSDTGGILILPALTDNKGNPSAGPTQKGRKRLWRLLGLVSFGYDQGECDPELYTVYTHVANFKVWIETSMK is encoded by the exons ATGCTGTCTGCGGAACCCGGACCGCAGCTGGGGCAAGCCGATGGGGGCTCCCACGCAATCCCCGGGACTAGCGCGATTATCAGTGGGAGGGCAGGCTGGTTCCTTCTCATTTACCTCCTCATCTTTATCTTCGTACCTCAGGGGAGCGCCTGGCCCAACA attaCAGACATTTGTCCGACCACTGCCCCGGCCCAGAGTGGAACGTCATGTGCAGGAGCTGCTGCGAGTATGATGTGATCCGCTGCAAATGCCCCCTGCAGGGGACATCGGTGGGCTACGCTGTGCCCTGCTGCCGCAACGCCATCAATGAGTGTGACCCCTGCATCTTCCATCCAG GTTGCAGTATTTTTGAGAACTGTAAGCGATGCAACAATGGGACCTGGGGTCCCAAAGATGACTTTTTCATCCGTGGCCAATACTGTGCCGAGTGTCGTCCCGGATGGTCTGGTGGAGACTGCATGA AGTGTGGTGGGGTGATACGTAAACGTCAAGGTCACATAGTTGTGGAAAGCTACCCCAACAATGCTCGGTGTGAGTGGACCATACAAGTGGACCAACCCTTTACAATAGAACTCAG GTTTATGATGCTGAGTTTGGAGGTACATCAATCTTGTCGCTATGACTTCGTGGAAGTCAGAGATGGTGACAGCATCAACTCTCGTGTTATAGGTCGGTTCTGTGGAAGCAACAGACCTGCTCCCATTCGCAGCTCTGGCAACAGTCTCCACATTCATTTTGAGTCTGATGGTTTCAAGAATTTTGATGGCTTCTTTGCTACATTCCAAGAGAGTTCAG CTTGCAGCTCCTCTCCTTGCCTACATGACGGGACTTGTATCCTCGACAGCTCTTACACATATCATTGTGTCTGTCTGGCTGGCTATACAGGCAAGAGATGTGAAAATG TAGTGGGATGTCGCAGGCCTCCTGTGCCCACCCATGGATCCACACAGGGAGTGTTTCATCACGTAGGAGCACAACTCACTTTCCACTGTGATACAGGGTTTGAGTTGCAGGGATTACGTGCTGCCATCTGCCTCAGTGATGGCACCTGGAGTGCACCTGCTCCACAGTGTG TTCCAGTGGAACGAGTATGCGCTCTGCCACCAAAGCCAACACACGGGGACCACTTCTTGGTTTTCGGTCCCAATGATGTTTTAATTGCTCTCCAATACCTTTGCCATCACCCCTATGAACTCAGTGGAGTCTCGCAAAGGACTTGCCTTCAGAACAACACCTGGAGTGGAACTCATCCTATTTGTACCAAAG TGAATAACACACTCACAGAAGCAGAAAAGGACAAGGAAACTGAAAAAGAGACAATAAAAGGTACAGAAAAAGATAAAGAAGAAATACACAGTGAGGAAGATATCCTTAGCAAAGATAAAGAAAAAAGCCAGGAGAACACGGGTATGAAAAAAGAAAGCGATCGCTGGAGTACAACAGAAGACAAAAACACTGGTACTATTCCAGAGAAAActggtgaagaagaaaaaactaaTGGCCGGGAGAAAACCACGAGCAGTGGTGAAGATAAAGTGGGTAGTGTCGGCCCAGACAATGGCCGGGACACAGACGAGAATAAAGAACCTGAAATAGTAAAACCTGGGAAGAAAGAAGTCGGTAATCCCCCAAAGTCAGAGCTGGATATCATTGACGGCGTGGCAAGAAAAGACAAAGGACaagatgagaaggaaaaaaaagaggagcaagtgaatggaaaaaaagacaCTGGAAAAGTTGGACCCAACGACACTAAGCTGCGGACGGTCGTCTCAGAGGAAATAAACACACTGGAGATCTCCAAGCAGGAAATGGCAAAGAACAACACAGTCACGGACGATACGAACGACTTaaggaaaaacaacacaatagCTTTACCAGAGAGGAAAATAATTCCCTCAAGAGTCAATATTACACAGCATACCCTGTATAGGGCAGGAGATGAAGAAAGTGAGAAACTAAAGGAAAGCCCAAAAAATAAAGAGGACAAAGTGGAAACGATTCCTACTGAGAAACCAAAGGAACTTGATATGCATcaaaaagagaaggaaaaagagAAGGACATAAACCAGAGCTTCAATG AGTGGAGCTGCCCACCTCCCCCTCGTCTCTATCATGGTTATCACGTGATGATGCCAGGGGCCAAGCCTGAGACAGTGGAGTTCTTCTGTAACCACTCCTACGCTCTGAGTGGAGACGCCCTGCGACGCTGTCAACCAGATGGAACATGGAGTGGCAAACAACCCCTGTGTGTTAGAG CGTGTCGGGAATCCAAAGTTTCAGAACTGGTCAGACAAAGAATCCTACCCCCTCAAACACCATTCAG AAAGACACCGGTGCACAAACTGTACTCCACTGCAGTGGGTCGACAAATTCAGTCTGACGGCCCCACCAAAGGGCCACCAGTACATTCACAGTTGGCTCCTGGTTTCCATCACCTCTACACACACATCGAGTATGACTGTGTGTCTCCGTTCTACCACCATAGTGGCAGTCCTCGCCGTACTTGCCTCAAGACAGGCAAATGGAGCGGGCGCCATGTATCTTGTTCACCAG TGTGTGGAAAGCATCCaacctttgactttgagaggccTGGAGAGGCTCATTGGCCTTGGCTAGTGGCCATCTACCGTCGCTCCAACAGTGGTCTAGAAACCAAGTTGACCAAGGCAAAGAGCCACAGTGGATCCGTGAAAAAGGATGGCAGCGCAAGAGCTAGTACCCATGTCCGGGCTTCAGACTGGCAGCTGGTGTGCAGTGGAGCTCTAGTGAACCAACGGAGTGTTGTGGTTGCAGCCCATTGCGTGACACAGCTGGGGAAGGTTTATCCTCTGGATGCAGCTAAAATCAAGGTGGTGGTAGGGAAACACTATCGTGACGATCACAAGGAAAATAAAGGCCTCCAACACTTGAGG GTGGCCACCGTCGTTATTCACCCAAATTACGACCCCCATATTCTTGACTCAGACATAGCTGTTATCAAGTTACTGGACAAAGCAAAGATTGGAGAGAAAGTGCAACCCCTGTGCCTGTCAGACATTCAGGGCGAGGACGAGATGTCTGGACAAGGCCTCGTGACTGGCTGGTCTCCCCTTGCTGACTCAGGTTTGGGTGCTGACGAAAAAGCGAGAGTTGGCCTTGTTCACCTCGCTGACATCGTTCCATGCGAGCAGCAATACGCTCGTAATGGGGTGCCGGTCAGTGTTACTGACAACATGCTGTGTGCTAGCCAGAAGCCCAACTATGGACCCTCTAACATATGTCCCTCTGACACCGGGGGAATCCTGATCCTCCCTGCACTTACCGACAACAAGGGGAATCCCTCTGCCGGCCCTActcaaaaaggaagaaaaagactTTGGAGACTTCTGGGACTCGTAAGTTTTGGCTATGACCAAGGGGAGTGTGATCCTGAACTCTATACAGTCTACACTCATGTAGCAAACTTCAAAGTCTGGATAGAGACAAGTATGAAATAG